The stretch of DNA GGTTACAAAAAAGCATTCTTCGTCCTGATGATATTGCAATCATTCACCAAAACGGACAAAGATCAGAAATGCTTCAATTGACTTTCCTCGCCATATTTCTGATAGCGATGTGTATAATCCTTATTTGGTTCCGCAACAACAGGGTTGGACAATTTGTGTTCTTTATTGCAAATGCTATTTTATTCATTGTGATTATTATTGGAGGATATATATTCTCCCTTAACTCATCTTCATCCATTGGCAACCTATTCGAACCATTAATCACTCCGACATGTACCCTGATAGGGCTATTGTTCTATTTGTTACTTGTCAGGAAGAGAAAAGCGAACGTTTAAGCGCAACTATATAAGACACAGCAAATACCCGCTGCTTAAATTAAACAGCGGGTATTTTGCTATTCCCCTTTCATCCCGCACCACTTCATCTTCAGGATCTATTGAGCCAGTTACAGCTGTAAATGAAATAAGAAAAACCCCCAGCGCCTACAGCGCCAAGGGTTCCCCGTCTTAATACAACGTCATATATTGGTCACGTTCCCAAGCATGAACTTGTGTTCTGAACATATCCCATTCAATTTCCTTCAGTTCATAGAAATGAGTCAGGGCATGCTCACCCAGAGCCTCAACAATAACTTCATTCCGAAGCAATTCGCCCAAAGCTTCTTTCAAATCTGCAGGCAAGCTTGGAATGCCTTCTTCAACACGCTCTTCTTCCGACATCACATAGATGTTACGGTCGATTGGATCTACGAGCTTGTACTCGTTCTTGATCCCGTCAAGACCTGCCTTAAGCATAACTGCCAATGCCAGGTAAGGGTTGGCAGCCGGGTCCGGGTTCCGTACTTCGACCCGAGTGCTGAGTCCGCGCGAAGCCGGGATACGAATCATCGGACTACGGTTGCTCGCCGACCAAGCTACGTAGCAAGGTGCTTCATAGCCAGGAACAAGGCGTTTGTATGAGTTCACGGTTGGGTTTGTGATCGCAGCAAATGCACGGGCATGCTTAAGTACTCCAGCCATGTAATGGCGTGCAGTCACACTCAAGCCAAGTGTATCGCTCTCGTCATAGAATGCATTCTCATCACCCTTGAACAGGGATTGGTGACAGTGCATACCCGAACCGTTTACACCAAATAACGGTTTTGGCATAAAGGTTGCATGCAGGCCATGCTGACGGGCAATGGTCTTAACTACAAGCTTAAAGGTTTGAATTTGGTCGGCAGCTTTAATAGCATTTGCATATTTAAAGTCAATTTCGTGCTGGCCTGGGGCTACCTCATGGTGAGAGGCTTCAATTTCAAAGCCCATCTCTTCAAGCGTCAGTACGATTTCACGACGGCAGTTCTCGCCCAGGTCTGTTGGAGCCAGATCAAAGTAACCGCCTTGGTCGTTAAGCTCCAGGGTTGGATTACCCTTCTCATCCGTCTTGAACAGGAAGAATTCTGGTTCTGGGCCTACGTTCATTGAGGTATAGCCCATTTCTTCAGCTTCCTTCAAAGCACGCTTTAGGATTCCGCGAGGGTCTCCAGCGAATGGCGTACCATCAGGCATATATACATCACAGATCAAACGGGCAACACGGTCCTCAGCTACCCAAGGGAAGATCACCCAAGTGTCAAGATCAGGGTAAAGATACATATCAGATTCTTCAATGCGGACATAGCCCTCGATTGAGGATCCGTCAAACATCATTTTATTGTCGAGCGCTTTCTCAAGCTGACTTACGGGAATCTCCACATTCTTGATGGTCCCGAGCAAATCCGTAAATTGCAGTCGAATAAAACGAACGTTTTCTTCCTTGGCAATGCGCAGAATATCCTCTTTTGAATAACTCACTGTACCCTCTCCCTTTCATAGTTAAGTAACTTGGTCTACCACAAAAAAATTACCTAGGGATACTCCATACAGGACAATCCCCCTCGCGGCAGGACGCGATTTATGATTTAAAAAAACGGGATAATTCACCTTGGATCAAGGATACCTGACCCGGTTTTCTCCCTGTAACCAACTGCTGCTTCAACATTCGATAAAGTTGCGAGTCCGTAAGTTCCCGGCGCTTCTCTTCAGTATCTGTGGTTATGACAGTAGCCTCCTGAGATTCTTTGCCCATCGGGTTCATCACCTGCTTAATGCCGGCAATATTCACACCCTTGTCAATTAAGGCTTTGATCTCAAGCAGTCTCTCTACGTCATTAAAAGAGAACAATCGCTGATTTCCGGAGGTTCTGGC from Paenibacillus sp. CAA11 encodes:
- the glnA gene encoding type I glutamate--ammonia ligase; translation: MSYSKEDILRIAKEENVRFIRLQFTDLLGTIKNVEIPVSQLEKALDNKMMFDGSSIEGYVRIEESDMYLYPDLDTWVIFPWVAEDRVARLICDVYMPDGTPFAGDPRGILKRALKEAEEMGYTSMNVGPEPEFFLFKTDEKGNPTLELNDQGGYFDLAPTDLGENCRREIVLTLEEMGFEIEASHHEVAPGQHEIDFKYANAIKAADQIQTFKLVVKTIARQHGLHATFMPKPLFGVNGSGMHCHQSLFKGDENAFYDESDTLGLSVTARHYMAGVLKHARAFAAITNPTVNSYKRLVPGYEAPCYVAWSASNRSPMIRIPASRGLSTRVEVRNPDPAANPYLALAVMLKAGLDGIKNEYKLVDPIDRNIYVMSEEERVEEGIPSLPADLKEALGELLRNEVIVEALGEHALTHFYELKEIEWDMFRTQVHAWERDQYMTLY
- a CDS encoding MerR family transcriptional regulator, which produces MGDEIRRNMALFPIGIVMKLTDLSARQIRYYEQHQLIVPARTSGNQRLFSFNDVERLLEIKALIDKGVNIAGIKQVMNPMGKESQEATVITTDTEEKRRELTDSQLYRMLKQQLVTGRKPGQVSLIQGELSRFFKS